From the Tachyglossus aculeatus isolate mTacAcu1 chromosome 21, mTacAcu1.pri, whole genome shotgun sequence genome, one window contains:
- the ISCU gene encoding LOW QUALITY PROTEIN: iron-sulfur cluster assembly enzyme ISCU, mitochondrial (The sequence of the model RefSeq protein was modified relative to this genomic sequence to represent the inferred CDS: deleted 1 base in 1 codon) — translation MAACGSLGLGLGLRRLGWGLRSPPARLYHKKVVDHYENPRNVGSLDKTSKNVGTGLVGAPACGDVMKLQIQVDEKGKIVDARFKTFGCGSAIASSSLATEWVKGKTVDEALTIKNTDIAKELCLPPVKLHCSMLAEDAIKAALADYKLKQDPKKGGEAEEKSPGV, via the exons ATGGCGGCGTGCGggtccctgggcctgggcctggggctgCGGCGGTTGGGCTGGGGCCTCCGCTCCCCGCCCGCCCGGCTCTACCACAAGAAG GTGGTCGACCACTACGAAAACCCCAGGAACGTGGGCTCTCTGGACAAGACCTCTAAGAACGTGGGCACTGGGTTGGTGGGGGCC CCCGCGTGTGGTGACGTTATGAAGCTGCAA ATTCAGGTGGACGAGAAGGGGAAGATCGTCGATGCCAGATTCAAGACCTTCGGCTGCGGGTCCGCAATCGCCTCCAGCTCCCTGGCCACTGAGTGGGTGAAAGGAAAAACG GTTGACGAAGCGTTGACCATCAAAAACACAGATATCGCCAAGGAGTTGTGCCTCCCTCCAGTGAAACTGCACTGCTCGA tgcTAGCTGAAGATGCCATCAAAGCTGCGCTGGCAGACTACAAACTGAAGCAGGATCCTaaaaagggaggagaggcagaagagaaatCTCCCGGCGTGTAG